From Gemmatimonas sp., one genomic window encodes:
- a CDS encoding TonB-dependent receptor, with amino-acid sequence MLPNFPRYAIASAIATAIAARPAAGRHNRLRAALSLFTPLLVAVLALASVPARGAAATLAPIAARDAVVSGTVKDTAGAPLSNVQVVVSGANRSALTDDRGRFTIEGLPPGVYHLDFIRIGYSAAHEVVTVSGAPVQVTVTMRVSTVRLSSVNVTATPTGTDPLNVTQATVQLSGKELQRALSTSLGQTLSKEPGMSTRFNGPMASTPVIRGLTGERVLVLQDGERAGDLSAGAADHMNAVDPSTAERIEVIRGPASLLYGNNAIGGVVNVISSDIPTSIPGRATGYVLGQGESVTPGGVGSVGMTVPVGKRLALTARGGFRQFENMRVGGGAAQSNTNGATNQFALGAGTVGGRGSVGVVYRQMGFEYGLPHPDGDEGIRIDGVRRMAALQSTISTGYAPIATLRVDGTSQSYSHSEIEPDGAVGTQFKLNTQTVNVTGRTKVGRMSGAVGVQGLFREYRPVGEEAFVPGSTNNNVAAFLFQELPLGTGASEDHTPRLQIGARYDRFSIATDPREEAARFGDAQSRTFENVAASLGLSVPVTTDMSLTANVSRGFRAPAVEELFANGYHAAVGTFDVGNAALKPEQSTGFEAGLRAQTPRTFAQFNTYYNLIDKYIVPSATGTQEVDGNDVPLVNFLQRDAAMYGVEGQLETKLVHRLVGGVMGDYVRAKIRNSDENLPYIPAGRLGASLRYDNGRVSAGGDVRRVFAQDHVSGDDLDVATSAYTLLDLSASWLFTVKGSQVHSLTMRVDNALDEQYRDATSRIKSYAFNPGRNVSVVYKLLF; translated from the coding sequence ATGCTGCCGAATTTTCCGCGCTATGCGATCGCGTCTGCGATCGCGACTGCGATCGCCGCGCGTCCGGCCGCAGGCCGTCATAACCGCCTGCGTGCCGCCCTTTCGTTGTTCACCCCCCTGCTTGTCGCCGTGCTCGCGCTCGCGAGTGTTCCGGCGCGCGGTGCAGCGGCCACGCTGGCGCCGATCGCCGCACGTGACGCCGTGGTGAGTGGCACGGTGAAGGACACGGCCGGTGCGCCGTTGTCGAATGTGCAGGTGGTGGTGAGTGGCGCCAACCGGAGCGCGCTCACCGACGACCGCGGCCGTTTCACCATCGAGGGACTGCCACCGGGTGTGTACCATCTCGACTTCATTCGTATTGGCTACTCGGCTGCGCACGAAGTCGTGACCGTGAGCGGGGCACCCGTGCAAGTCACGGTCACCATGCGCGTGTCTACCGTGCGCCTGTCGAGCGTGAACGTCACCGCGACGCCCACTGGCACTGATCCGCTCAACGTCACACAGGCCACCGTTCAGCTGTCGGGCAAGGAACTGCAGCGCGCCCTGAGCACGTCGCTTGGCCAGACGCTCTCCAAGGAGCCCGGCATGTCGACGCGCTTCAACGGGCCGATGGCCTCCACGCCCGTCATTCGCGGTCTCACTGGTGAACGCGTGCTGGTGCTGCAGGACGGCGAGCGCGCGGGTGACCTGTCGGCCGGCGCGGCCGACCACATGAACGCGGTCGATCCGAGCACGGCCGAACGCATTGAGGTGATTCGCGGTCCGGCCTCGCTGCTGTACGGCAACAACGCGATCGGCGGCGTCGTGAACGTGATCTCGTCGGACATCCCGACCAGCATTCCCGGCCGTGCCACCGGCTACGTGCTGGGGCAGGGCGAGAGCGTCACGCCGGGCGGCGTGGGCAGCGTCGGCATGACGGTGCCCGTGGGCAAGCGGCTCGCGTTGACGGCGCGTGGTGGCTTCCGCCAGTTCGAAAACATGCGTGTAGGCGGCGGCGCTGCGCAGTCGAATACCAACGGCGCCACCAATCAGTTTGCGCTGGGCGCCGGTACCGTCGGCGGTCGCGGGTCGGTAGGAGTGGTGTATCGCCAGATGGGCTTTGAGTACGGGCTGCCGCATCCGGATGGAGATGAAGGCATTCGCATCGACGGCGTACGCCGTATGGCAGCGCTCCAGTCCACCATCAGCACCGGTTACGCCCCGATCGCCACGCTCCGCGTCGATGGCACGTCGCAGTCGTACTCGCACAGCGAGATCGAGCCGGATGGCGCGGTCGGCACGCAGTTCAAGCTCAACACGCAAACGGTCAACGTGACGGGACGTACGAAGGTCGGTCGGATGTCCGGCGCCGTGGGCGTGCAGGGGCTCTTCCGCGAGTACCGCCCCGTCGGTGAAGAAGCGTTCGTGCCGGGTTCCACCAACAACAACGTAGCCGCGTTCCTTTTTCAGGAGCTGCCGCTCGGCACGGGCGCATCGGAAGATCACACGCCGCGCCTGCAGATCGGAGCGCGCTACGATCGCTTCTCGATCGCGACTGACCCCCGTGAGGAAGCGGCCCGCTTCGGCGACGCGCAGTCCCGCACCTTCGAGAATGTGGCGGCGTCGCTGGGATTGAGCGTGCCGGTGACTACAGATATGTCGCTTACCGCGAACGTGTCGCGCGGCTTCCGCGCCCCCGCCGTGGAAGAACTGTTCGCGAACGGCTATCACGCCGCCGTGGGCACCTTCGACGTTGGCAATGCTGCCCTGAAGCCTGAGCAGAGCACCGGTTTCGAAGCGGGACTGCGTGCGCAGACCCCGCGCACCTTTGCGCAGTTCAACACGTACTACAATCTGATCGACAAGTACATCGTGCCCAGCGCCACGGGCACCCAGGAAGTCGACGGGAATGACGTACCGCTCGTCAACTTCCTGCAGCGCGACGCTGCGATGTACGGCGTGGAAGGGCAGCTTGAGACGAAGCTCGTGCACCGTCTGGTCGGTGGCGTGATGGGCGACTATGTGCGCGCCAAGATCCGGAACAGCGACGAAAATCTTCCATACATTCCGGCCGGCCGTCTTGGCGCGTCACTGCGCTACGACAACGGCCGCGTGTCCGCCGGCGGCGACGTGCGCCGCGTGTTCGCGCAGGACCACGTGAGCGGCGACGACCTCGACGTGGCCACGAGCGCGTACACGCTCCTCGATCTGAGTGCCTCTTGGCTGTTCACCGTGAAGGGCAGTCAGGTGCACTCACTCACGATGCGCGTGGACAACGCGTTGGACGAGCAGTACCGCGACGCGACCAGCCGGATCAAGAGTTACGCGTTCAATCCGGGACGCAATGTCAGTGTGGTGTATAAGCTGCTGTTTTAG
- a CDS encoding deoxyribonuclease IV: MPAKKAAAAAPARKVSNRKAPSPPAPSIGAPIVVDGGDWTKDRAPLGAHVSIAGGTWESAARAREISATGSQIFTKQANRWLERDIDDAESGRYRTAMTETKVRWTCAHDSYLINLASPDDALRARSVESFSAELRRCHALGLDALVSHPGNFMDDRASGIARNADGIIAALEAEVGPTRLLMELTAGQGTVLGSTFEEMADLLSRLPAALRSRVGVCLDTAHIWAAGYDLVTDYDGVFAKYGDVLGFETLGCLHLNDSKAKLGSHLDRHELIAEGTIGEQAFRRIMTDERLARIPKVIETPKGDTPAETDGRMLRLLRGYAG, from the coding sequence ATGCCTGCTAAGAAAGCCGCCGCTGCGGCGCCCGCGAGAAAGGTCTCCAACCGAAAGGCGCCCTCGCCGCCTGCCCCCTCGATCGGTGCCCCCATCGTGGTCGATGGGGGAGACTGGACAAAGGACCGCGCGCCGCTCGGGGCGCACGTGTCCATTGCCGGCGGCACGTGGGAATCGGCAGCGCGGGCGCGTGAGATCAGCGCGACCGGCTCGCAGATTTTCACCAAGCAGGCGAACCGCTGGCTCGAGCGCGACATCGATGACGCCGAATCCGGGCGCTACCGCACCGCGATGACGGAGACGAAGGTGCGCTGGACCTGCGCGCACGACTCGTATCTCATCAATCTTGCGTCGCCCGATGACGCGCTACGGGCGCGGTCGGTGGAAAGCTTTAGCGCCGAGTTACGTCGGTGCCATGCGCTCGGCCTCGATGCGCTGGTGTCGCATCCGGGCAACTTCATGGACGACCGCGCCAGTGGCATCGCGCGGAACGCCGACGGCATCATCGCTGCGCTGGAAGCGGAGGTCGGCCCCACGCGGTTGCTGATGGAACTCACGGCCGGTCAGGGCACCGTGCTGGGCTCGACGTTCGAGGAGATGGCCGACTTGTTGTCTCGCCTTCCGGCCGCGCTGCGGAGCCGGGTGGGCGTGTGCCTCGACACCGCGCACATCTGGGCCGCCGGCTACGACCTGGTCACTGATTACGACGGTGTGTTCGCCAAGTACGGCGACGTGCTGGGCTTCGAGACACTCGGCTGCCTGCACCTGAACGACTCGAAGGCCAAGCTCGGCTCGCATCTCGACCGCCACGAGCTGATCGCCGAAGGGACCATCGGCGAACAGGCCTTCCGTCGCATCATGACCGATGAGCGCCTGGCGCGTATTCCGAAGGTGATCGAGACGCCCAAGGGCGACACACCGGCGGAGACGGACGGACGGATGCTGCGGTTATTGCGGGGGTATGCGGGGTGA
- a CDS encoding PEP-CTERM sorting domain-containing protein → MLRIVAACTALLALSAPLNAQQLVVNGDFSATPGTTGWTLTSNSNVFDGMLGLTWLNAGATQTVTTEVGKQYTFSFWVRRLFFTPYLVVPYFTAYIGGELVPEPTGYNPATPTTFTYDFFASSTSTTIAFAAYDALGYDYLVDNVSLVPVTSAQPPSTTVPEPSTVALVALGLAATQALARRRRQGTDIT, encoded by the coding sequence ATGCTCCGAATCGTCGCCGCCTGTACGGCCCTCCTCGCGCTCTCCGCGCCCCTCAACGCACAACAACTCGTCGTGAACGGCGATTTCAGCGCCACGCCGGGTACCACTGGCTGGACCCTGACCAGCAACTCCAACGTCTTCGATGGTATGCTTGGTCTGACATGGTTGAACGCGGGCGCCACACAGACGGTGACGACGGAAGTCGGGAAGCAGTACACCTTCTCCTTCTGGGTTCGGCGACTGTTCTTCACGCCATACCTGGTCGTCCCGTACTTCACCGCATACATCGGTGGCGAGCTCGTTCCGGAGCCGACGGGCTACAACCCGGCAACCCCGACGACATTCACATACGACTTCTTCGCATCGAGCACGAGTACCACCATCGCCTTCGCCGCGTACGACGCGTTGGGATACGACTACCTCGTCGACAACGTCAGTCTGGTTCCGGTGACGTCAGCGCAGCCGCCGAGCACCACTGTGCCCGAGCCCAGCACTGTGGCGCTCGTTGCACTCGGTCTCGCCGCCACGCAAGCGCTCGCGCGTCGGCGGCGGCAGGGAACAGACATCACGTGA
- a CDS encoding peptidoglycan DD-metalloendopeptidase family protein, with protein sequence MQRRVIAGVCALAAAVVAVPSMASAQATGAPEQRLRQQQDELDKLRKERSDLEKKMAELQRSARTLSDEVNNLEAQRKATARLVGALDQQLETINTEVVKAGSGLVKAESELVNKRTALQRRMVEIYKRGSLYDVEAMLSAQSFAGLVARYKYLHELALHDRGLVRRVEGLRDQIISQRLLLVRLQDEVARNRSEKDREARRLAELESRRQRNLTTVQRSATQTRERLTQLARDEAKVAGVIASLETVRRRAEMSPNARPAAPSSIRTSDLGKLDWPVDGTILYRFGRVINPNNTTTRWNGIGIGASVGTVVKAIAAGEVVLADNVGTYGPTVIVQHGGGDYSVYGSLARIDVRKGQQIPKGQTIGTVGATDPDLPPHLHFEIRPKGRSVDPLEWLRGQR encoded by the coding sequence ATGCAACGCCGTGTCATCGCCGGCGTGTGCGCGCTGGCGGCGGCTGTCGTGGCGGTGCCTTCAATGGCGTCGGCGCAAGCGACCGGCGCGCCGGAACAGCGCCTGCGACAGCAACAAGACGAACTCGACAAACTGCGAAAGGAACGCAGTGACCTCGAAAAGAAGATGGCCGAGCTGCAGCGCAGCGCGCGCACGCTCTCCGATGAAGTGAACAATCTCGAAGCGCAGCGGAAGGCGACGGCGCGACTGGTTGGTGCCCTCGATCAACAGCTCGAGACCATCAACACCGAGGTGGTGAAGGCGGGTTCCGGCCTGGTGAAGGCCGAGAGCGAGCTGGTGAACAAGCGTACCGCGCTGCAGCGCCGCATGGTGGAGATCTACAAGCGCGGTAGTCTGTACGACGTGGAAGCGATGCTCTCCGCCCAGTCGTTCGCCGGACTTGTGGCGCGCTACAAGTATCTGCACGAACTCGCGCTGCACGACCGCGGACTCGTGCGGCGGGTGGAAGGCCTGCGCGATCAGATCATTTCCCAGCGACTCTTGCTGGTGCGCCTGCAGGACGAAGTAGCGCGCAACCGCTCCGAAAAGGATCGGGAAGCGCGCCGGCTCGCCGAGCTCGAATCGCGGCGTCAGCGCAACCTCACGACCGTGCAGCGCAGCGCCACCCAAACGCGCGAGCGGCTCACGCAGTTGGCGCGCGACGAGGCCAAAGTGGCCGGTGTGATCGCGTCGTTGGAAACGGTGCGACGCCGAGCCGAGATGTCGCCGAACGCTCGACCGGCGGCACCGTCGAGTATTCGCACGTCGGACCTCGGCAAGCTCGATTGGCCGGTGGACGGCACGATTCTGTATCGCTTCGGCCGCGTGATCAATCCGAACAACACGACCACCCGCTGGAACGGCATCGGCATCGGCGCGTCGGTGGGCACCGTCGTGAAGGCGATTGCCGCCGGTGAAGTCGTGCTGGCCGACAACGTGGGCACGTACGGTCCGACGGTGATCGTGCAGCACGGTGGCGGTGACTACTCGGTGTATGGATCGCTGGCGCGCATCGACGTGCGGAAGGGGCAGCAGATACCGAAGGGCCAGACGATCGGCACCGTCGGTGCGACGGACCCGGATTTACCGCCGCACCTGCACTTCGAGATCCGGCCGAAGGGACGCTCGGTGGATCCGCTGGAGTGGCTGCGCGGACAACGATGA
- a CDS encoding permease-like cell division protein FtsX, whose protein sequence is MRLALREVFLAFKRAPLLAILGVTTIAFSLFAFGLFGLVAINIKSALLEIEDRVEIRAFLIDGAKDAQVEELMQGINKIPQVADVGSVSPDSALQRARAELEEFRDVMEGAMLPGSVELRLKEGARDPETVQAISRRLQTYPVVEEVRYGREWVEKLYRIRNIAGIAGSVLGSVFALVAIIIIGSTIRMAILARTKEIEIMRLVGATNNFVRLPYLIDGTLKGLAGGAIAAALAWTAVQLVSKNLMAAQFFNAEQVMLGIAAGGVLGLVGSWLSVGRHLRRVWRDA, encoded by the coding sequence ATGAGGCTCGCCCTCCGTGAAGTGTTCTTGGCGTTCAAGCGCGCCCCGCTGCTGGCGATCCTCGGCGTCACCACGATCGCGTTCTCACTGTTCGCATTCGGGCTGTTCGGGCTGGTCGCGATCAACATCAAGTCGGCGCTGCTGGAGATCGAGGATCGCGTGGAGATTCGCGCGTTCCTGATCGACGGCGCGAAGGACGCGCAGGTGGAAGAGCTGATGCAGGGGATCAACAAGATCCCGCAGGTCGCCGACGTGGGCTCTGTGAGTCCCGACTCGGCGCTGCAACGCGCGCGCGCAGAACTCGAGGAGTTCCGCGACGTGATGGAAGGCGCGATGCTGCCCGGTTCGGTGGAGCTGCGCTTGAAGGAAGGCGCGCGCGACCCCGAGACCGTGCAGGCCATTTCGCGTCGACTACAGACGTATCCGGTGGTGGAAGAAGTGCGCTACGGACGCGAGTGGGTGGAGAAGCTCTATCGTATCCGCAACATTGCGGGCATTGCCGGCTCGGTGCTGGGCAGCGTGTTCGCGCTGGTGGCGATCATCATCATCGGATCGACGATCCGCATGGCGATCCTTGCCCGCACGAAGGAAATCGAGATCATGCGACTGGTCGGTGCCACGAACAATTTCGTGCGACTGCCCTACCTGATCGACGGCACGCTCAAGGGCCTTGCCGGTGGCGCGATCGCGGCGGCCCTGGCGTGGACGGCCGTGCAGCTCGTGTCGAAGAACCTCATGGCGGCGCAGTTCTTCAACGCCGAACAAGTCATGCTGGGGATCGCGGCGGGCGGTGTGCTGGGCCTCGTAGGCAGCTGGCTATCGGTGGGTCGTCACCTGCGCCGCGTGTGGCGCGACGCGTAG
- the ftsE gene encoding cell division ATP-binding protein FtsE codes for MLRLTNVSKEYPRSGAALRDISFEMRKGEFVFLVGHSGAGKSTLLKLLSMAERPTTGELRISGFSSLSIKPREIPILRRRLGIVFQDFRLLPDRTAEQNVAFALEVTGAPHAQIRPKVARLLTQVGLASKATAFPHELSGGEQQRVAIARALANDPFVLLADEPTGNLDDRATHAIYLLLREINAQGTAVLMATHDVAMIQRSNLRFLELDHGELVHDGTDVARLLADMRGRR; via the coding sequence ATTCTTCGCCTGACGAACGTCAGCAAGGAGTATCCCCGATCAGGCGCCGCCCTGCGCGACATCTCCTTCGAGATGCGCAAAGGTGAGTTCGTGTTTCTGGTGGGACACAGTGGCGCCGGCAAGAGCACGCTGCTGAAGCTGTTGTCGATGGCGGAGCGTCCAACCACGGGCGAGCTGCGCATCTCCGGGTTTTCGAGTCTTTCCATCAAGCCGCGCGAAATTCCGATCCTGCGTCGCCGCCTTGGCATCGTGTTTCAGGATTTCCGTTTGTTGCCCGATCGGACCGCTGAACAGAATGTGGCGTTCGCGCTGGAAGTGACGGGCGCACCGCACGCACAGATCCGCCCCAAGGTGGCGCGACTGCTCACGCAGGTCGGGCTGGCCTCCAAGGCCACCGCGTTTCCGCATGAACTCTCCGGTGGAGAGCAGCAGCGCGTGGCCATTGCGCGGGCGCTGGCGAACGATCCGTTTGTGCTGCTGGCCGACGAGCCCACCGGCAATCTCGACGACCGCGCCACGCACGCGATCTATCTGCTGCTGCGCGAGATCAACGCGCAGGGCACGGCCGTGCTGATGGCCACGCACGACGTGGCGATGATCCAGCGGTCGAATCTGCGCTTCCTGGAACTCGACCACGGCGAGCTGGTGCACGACGGCACCGATGTGGCGCGACTGCTGGCCGACATGCGAGGCCGTCGATGA
- a CDS encoding PLP-dependent transferase yields MSDIDAMPPMPTERSVVRQLAQLDRTESSLVLASGMAAVACTMVSLLRPGDHLLTSRWLRPETRRFFEHELPSLGVQVSFVDPTETRGWRRSLTRTTRLVYLESPVDPSTRIVDMRPVRTLAQELGLALVVDATLASPINFRPVEHGADVVLHSASAFLDGHGNGFAGVVCGSDAVIDEVRTKMQSWGAEPHPAAEEHLARGLKTLAVRVGKQNTTAMVVAEWVAAFATRNGAVVSVQYPGLPSHPDHAVAAECFSGYGGLMSITLRDGDAAVVELLGRLQQFRVRDAERASRLGGVESVASALPDGSIRLNVGLDDASTLIGDLTQALE; encoded by the coding sequence ATGAGTGACATCGACGCGATGCCCCCCATGCCAACCGAGCGCTCGGTGGTGCGGCAGCTGGCGCAACTGGATCGCACCGAGTCGTCGCTGGTGCTGGCCAGCGGCATGGCCGCGGTGGCCTGTACCATGGTCTCCCTGCTCCGCCCCGGGGATCATCTACTCACCAGCCGCTGGCTGCGTCCAGAAACGCGCCGGTTCTTCGAGCATGAGCTCCCGTCGCTCGGCGTTCAGGTGAGCTTCGTCGATCCCACCGAAACGCGTGGATGGCGCCGGTCACTCACGCGCACCACGCGCCTCGTGTATCTCGAGTCACCGGTCGATCCGAGCACGCGCATCGTGGACATGCGCCCCGTGCGCACGCTGGCGCAGGAGCTCGGACTCGCGCTGGTCGTCGATGCCACGCTCGCGAGTCCCATCAACTTCCGGCCGGTCGAGCACGGCGCCGATGTGGTGCTGCACTCCGCGAGCGCGTTCCTCGATGGTCACGGCAACGGGTTCGCCGGCGTCGTGTGCGGCAGCGACGCGGTGATCGACGAGGTGCGCACCAAAATGCAGTCGTGGGGTGCCGAGCCGCATCCGGCGGCCGAGGAGCATCTGGCCCGCGGACTCAAGACGCTTGCCGTTCGCGTCGGGAAGCAGAACACGACGGCGATGGTGGTAGCGGAGTGGGTGGCCGCGTTTGCGACGCGCAACGGTGCCGTGGTCTCCGTGCAGTACCCCGGCTTGCCCTCACATCCGGATCATGCGGTGGCCGCCGAGTGCTTCTCGGGGTATGGCGGCCTGATGTCGATCACGCTTCGGGATGGCGATGCGGCGGTAGTAGAGCTGCTCGGCCGACTGCAGCAGTTCCGCGTCCGGGACGCCGAGCGCGCGTCACGCCTCGGGGGCGTGGAGTCCGTGGCGAGCGCACTTCCCGATGGATCGATCCGGCTCAATGTCGGACTCGATGATGCGTCGACGTTGATCGGCGATCTCACTCAGGCATTGGAGTAG
- a CDS encoding ATP-binding protein → MTTVISVPPSLDEQSFEQVFEQLALVPDGDKILIDARHARWASPYGLTALLCVAQSRAERMGFAVPEHADTVSYWSRTGFFRHAAELYDMHGTVPRARDAHESDVLLEITPITKSDDVHGVVGRIQQKAADILHGQLNLDTAITGAFGMTLSEACQNIVEHAGLGGWVAVQTYKYARRLGRRVVVIAVCDAGVGFRKSLESSPGHRRSDRWDDAMALEDAVLRAVSRFRHGDKGRGQGLAGIRRFVGRWDGKLSVRSGTARIAITPEWDEDVPMTEGLPFFPGAQMQVTIPERLGDAPVRARTAGASRARTRGTL, encoded by the coding sequence GTGACGACTGTCATCAGCGTACCGCCATCACTCGATGAGCAAAGCTTCGAACAGGTCTTCGAGCAGCTGGCGTTGGTCCCCGACGGTGACAAGATCCTAATCGACGCCCGGCATGCCCGATGGGCCTCGCCCTACGGACTGACGGCGCTGCTCTGCGTCGCGCAATCGCGCGCCGAGCGCATGGGCTTCGCGGTACCCGAGCACGCCGACACGGTATCGTACTGGTCGCGCACCGGATTCTTCCGTCATGCGGCCGAGTTGTACGACATGCACGGCACGGTGCCGCGGGCGCGTGACGCGCACGAGTCGGATGTGCTGCTCGAGATCACGCCGATCACGAAGAGCGACGACGTGCACGGCGTGGTGGGCCGCATTCAGCAGAAGGCCGCCGATATTCTGCACGGCCAGCTCAATCTTGATACCGCCATCACCGGCGCCTTCGGGATGACGCTGAGTGAAGCGTGTCAGAACATCGTGGAGCACGCCGGCTTGGGTGGCTGGGTCGCCGTACAGACCTACAAGTACGCGCGCCGCCTCGGTCGCCGCGTGGTCGTGATTGCCGTGTGCGACGCGGGTGTCGGCTTCCGGAAATCGCTCGAGAGTTCGCCGGGGCATCGCCGCAGCGATCGGTGGGATGACGCGATGGCGCTCGAAGATGCCGTGCTGCGCGCGGTCAGCCGCTTTCGTCATGGTGACAAAGGGCGTGGTCAGGGTCTGGCGGGCATCCGTCGGTTCGTCGGTCGGTGGGATGGCAAGCTGTCGGTGCGCAGCGGCACCGCGCGCATCGCCATCACGCCGGAGTGGGATGAAGACGTCCCGATGACCGAGGGACTTCCGTTTTTCCCCGGCGCACAGATGCAGGTCACGATCCCCGAACGTCTCGGTGACGCGCCCGTGCGGGCACGTACCGCCGGTGCGTCGCGCGCCCGCACGCGGGGCACGCTGTGA
- a CDS encoding carbohydrate kinase family protein → MNTVELPDVPRKKRVGVIGSFVWDVLHGRDKRSVPVEEWGGITYSLSALDAALPDDWEIVPLARVGDDLVDRARLFSRTLRHMAPDAEIIGVPYPNNRVELRYLDDERRTEHLSGGVPAWTWMGLKPVLDAARLDALYINFLSGWELDLETTQLVRAHFSGPIYCDLHMKIMAVLPDGLRVAQPLPNVAAWCECFDVLQVNEDEMQMMAPDSMALAATAMAAGVSCLCVTLGKRGAVYVAAPGFERLSDLPPVRGHTSALSTSPRGGSGALGALRTGLVPSVPPRVDGPGDPTGCGDVWGATHFSRLLAGDMLTDAIATANKAASRNVEHRGASGLANHLRGELSLS, encoded by the coding sequence GTGAACACTGTCGAGTTGCCCGATGTCCCGCGCAAGAAGCGCGTCGGCGTGATAGGATCGTTCGTCTGGGATGTGCTCCACGGCCGTGACAAGCGCAGCGTGCCCGTGGAGGAATGGGGCGGCATCACGTACTCGCTCTCCGCCCTCGACGCAGCGCTGCCCGACGACTGGGAGATCGTGCCGCTGGCGCGCGTGGGCGACGATCTGGTCGATCGCGCGCGCTTGTTCTCCCGCACCTTGCGGCACATGGCGCCCGACGCCGAGATCATCGGCGTGCCCTACCCCAACAATCGGGTAGAGCTGCGCTATCTCGACGACGAACGTCGCACCGAGCATCTATCGGGCGGTGTGCCGGCGTGGACGTGGATGGGACTCAAGCCGGTGCTCGATGCGGCGCGGCTTGATGCGCTGTATATCAACTTCCTGAGCGGCTGGGAGCTCGATCTCGAGACTACCCAACTGGTGCGCGCGCATTTCAGCGGGCCGATCTACTGCGATCTACACATGAAGATCATGGCCGTGCTACCCGACGGTCTGCGCGTGGCGCAACCGCTGCCCAACGTAGCCGCGTGGTGTGAATGCTTCGATGTGCTGCAAGTGAACGAAGACGAGATGCAGATGATGGCGCCCGACTCGATGGCCTTGGCCGCGACGGCGATGGCGGCCGGCGTGTCCTGCCTCTGCGTCACGCTCGGCAAGCGCGGTGCGGTGTACGTGGCCGCGCCGGGCTTCGAGCGACTGAGCGACTTGCCGCCCGTGCGAGGTCACACTTCTGCTCTGTCCACATCGCCGCGAGGTGGCAGTGGTGCACTGGGCGCGCTGCGCACGGGGCTGGTGCCGAGTGTTCCACCACGGGTCGATGGCCCCGGCGATCCGACCGGATGTGGCGATGTCTGGGGCGCTACCCATTTCTCGCGGCTGCTTGCCGGTGATATGTTGACTGATGCGATTGCGACGGCAAACAAGGCTGCATCGCGCAACGTCGAGCATCGCGGCGCCTCCGGGCTCGCGAATCATCTTCGCGGAGAGCTGAGTCTTTCGTGA
- a CDS encoding ROK family protein has protein sequence MTALPANQFIVGVDLGGTNIVVCAMSADGSRQYGLRSEPTAAHEGADGVIARMARMVNDAVSDTMREAGVSREAFLGVGVGAPGPLDREKGIVLVAPNLNWHNIPLRDRMTELTGLAAALDNDANCATYGEWWVGAAKGATNVIGMTIGTGIGGGIILDGRLYHGSSDVAGEIGHTTIDQTGRRCGCGNYGCLEAYASGTAIAERAREALSFDQQSILPELVNGDVSKITAATVYAAAAQSDAVAIEIVRDTARFLGTGIANLLNVFNPDCVVIAGGVTQAGEALFVPLRQEVRRRAFKPAVDACRIVPGTLPGTAGVVGAVATFIAQHTGRPPA, from the coding sequence ATGACTGCCCTCCCAGCCAACCAGTTCATTGTCGGTGTCGATCTTGGCGGCACCAACATTGTCGTCTGCGCGATGTCCGCCGATGGATCGCGCCAATACGGACTCCGATCCGAACCCACCGCCGCGCACGAAGGTGCCGATGGCGTGATCGCGCGCATGGCTCGCATGGTGAATGACGCGGTGTCGGACACGATGCGCGAAGCCGGCGTGTCGCGCGAGGCGTTTCTCGGCGTGGGCGTGGGAGCGCCCGGCCCGCTCGATCGCGAGAAGGGCATCGTGCTCGTGGCGCCGAATCTCAACTGGCACAACATCCCGCTGCGCGATCGCATGACCGAGCTGACCGGCCTCGCCGCCGCGCTCGACAACGATGCGAATTGCGCGACGTACGGCGAGTGGTGGGTGGGCGCGGCCAAGGGCGCCACGAACGTGATCGGCATGACCATCGGCACCGGCATTGGTGGCGGCATCATCCTCGATGGTCGGCTGTATCATGGCTCGAGTGACGTGGCCGGTGAAATCGGCCACACCACTATCGACCAGACCGGCCGTCGCTGTGGCTGTGGCAACTACGGCTGCCTCGAGGCCTATGCCTCGGGCACGGCGATCGCCGAACGCGCGCGCGAGGCGCTGTCGTTCGACCAGCAGTCGATCCTGCCGGAGCTGGTGAACGGCGACGTGTCGAAGATCACGGCGGCCACGGTGTATGCCGCCGCCGCGCAAAGCGATGCCGTGGCGATCGAGATTGTGCGGGATACGGCGCGCTTTCTGGGCACCGGCATCGCCAACCTACTCAACGTGTTCAATCCCGATTGCGTCGTGATCGCCGGCGGCGTCACGCAGGCGGGCGAAGCGTTGTTCGTGCCGTTGCGTCAGGAAGTGCGTCGTCGCGCGTTCAAGCCGGCGGTGGATGCCTGTCGGATCGTGCCCGGGACCCTGCCCGGCACCGCCGGAGTGGTGGGCGCGGTGGCCACGTTCATTGCGCAGCACACCGGTCGGCCACCCGCGTGA